One genomic segment of Brachionichthys hirsutus isolate HB-005 chromosome 13, CSIRO-AGI_Bhir_v1, whole genome shotgun sequence includes these proteins:
- the mrps18b gene encoding small ribosomal subunit protein mS40 — protein sequence MAASVRAAARLAARLSLPLLRSLPRCPLPPVRPRGPPRHGFSTAARLQSEKGAAKDPPRYQDRPWDYLQSEEYIERYGTGPVWTSYRRNHKGSIPRQKTRKTCIRGEKLSGNPCPICRDPNLIVHHQNVGLLEQFVSPHTGAVHEPSHTGVCVKQQKRLQEAISTARNNGLLRFHIAHVDFLGEDYSNCHDAVGATPRPQTLPGAWYKWYSEVTPDEHQVARVKKTYRAYLK from the exons atggcCGCCTCCGTTCGCGCCGCTGCGAGGCTCGCGGCTCGCCTGTCGCTTCCTCTTCTGCGTTCTCTTCCG CGCTGTCCCCTCCCGCCTGTGAGACCACGTGGGCCCCCTCGTCACGGGTTTAGCACAGCGGCGCGGCTCCAGAGCGAGAAGGGGGCTGCCAAGGACCCGCCCCGCTACCAGGACCGGCCCTGGGACTACCTGCAGAGTGAAG AGTATATTGAGCGTTACGGAACCGGTCCGGTGTGGACCAGCTACAGGAGGAACCACAAAGGAAGCATCCCCCGACAGAAGACACGCAAGACCTGCATA agaggagagaagctCAGTGGGAACCCCTGTCCCATTTGTCGGGATCCAAACCTCATCGTCCACCATCAg AACGTTGGGCTGTTGGAGCAGTTCGTCAGTCCCCACACCGGGGCGGTGCATGAGCCGTCCCACACTG GCGTGTGCGTGAAACAGCAGAAGAGGCTCCAGGAGGCGATCAGCACAGCACGGAACAACG GCCTTCTCCGGTTTCACATTGCACATGTGGACTTTCTTGGGGAGGACTACTCCAACTGCCACGATGCCGTGGGGGCGACGCCGCGCCCCCAGACCCTCCCTGGCGCCTGGTATAAATGGTACAGTGAAGTAACCCCTGATGAACACCAGGTGGCTCGAGTCAAGAAGACCTACCGAGCTTACCTGAAGTGA